In Streptomyces capitiformicae, one genomic interval encodes:
- a CDS encoding carbohydrate ABC transporter permease yields MTTAQMPKAAPAPEAAAVPRPPRRRREGAAWVFLSPWVLGACVLTLLPMAVSLYLSFTDYDLFNSPNWVGLRNYTQMFTEDPRYWRSVVATLTYVVIAVPLQLALALIVALALKNMKRGKGFYRSAFYAPSLLGASMSIALVWRAIFNDGGTIDNLFGTGGWVFKPGWALLAVALLTVWQFGAPMVIFLAGLQQIPGELYEAAEVDGAGRWRQFLSITVPMLSPVIFFNLVLQTIQAFQVFTPAFAISAGKGGPADSTLFYTLYLYDRGFVASHMGYASAMAWVLLIVIGVVTAVLFRTSRSWVFYASEGDR; encoded by the coding sequence ATGACCACCGCACAGATGCCGAAGGCCGCACCCGCCCCGGAAGCCGCCGCCGTACCGAGGCCCCCGCGCCGGCGCCGCGAGGGCGCCGCATGGGTGTTCCTCTCGCCCTGGGTGCTCGGGGCCTGCGTCCTGACGCTGCTCCCCATGGCCGTCTCGCTCTACCTCTCCTTCACCGACTACGACCTGTTCAACTCCCCGAACTGGGTGGGCCTGCGCAACTACACGCAGATGTTCACCGAGGACCCGCGCTACTGGCGCTCGGTCGTGGCGACCCTGACGTACGTCGTCATCGCCGTCCCCCTGCAACTCGCCCTCGCGCTCATCGTGGCCCTCGCCCTGAAGAACATGAAGCGCGGCAAGGGCTTCTACCGCTCGGCGTTCTACGCCCCCTCCCTGCTCGGCGCCTCCATGTCCATCGCCCTCGTCTGGCGGGCGATCTTCAACGACGGGGGCACGATCGACAACCTCTTCGGCACCGGCGGCTGGGTCTTCAAACCAGGCTGGGCGCTGCTCGCGGTGGCCCTGCTGACCGTGTGGCAGTTCGGTGCCCCGATGGTCATCTTCCTCGCCGGACTCCAGCAGATCCCGGGGGAGTTGTACGAGGCGGCCGAGGTGGACGGCGCGGGAAGGTGGCGCCAGTTCCTGTCGATCACGGTCCCCATGCTGTCGCCGGTGATCTTCTTCAACTTGGTCCTCCAGACCATCCAGGCCTTCCAGGTCTTCACCCCCGCCTTCGCGATCAGCGCCGGCAAGGGCGGCCCCGCCGACTCCACCCTCTTCTACACGCTCTACCTCTACGACCGGGGCTTCGTCGCCTCCCACATGGGCTACGCCTCCGCCATGGCCTGGGTCCTGCTGATCGTCATCGGCGTGGTCACCGCCGTCCTGTTCCGCACGTCCCGCTCCTGGGTCTTCTACGCCTCCGAGGGGGACCGATGA
- a CDS encoding ABC transporter substrate-binding protein, with product MPGNRTRKSCATAVVLALCAVLAGCSDADESSRAGGKVVLRYTWWGNPDRAAKTQAAVDLFEERNPGIDVQTSFTGYEAYKQKLATQAAGGDAPDVMQLDYRMIDQYATGGVLLDLSKQQQALRTSELEPGLLATGKVDGRQYAIPQGRGTETMVYDTEQWKAAGLEPPRVGWTWSQWADAMRTVAEKTGEPGGTDPGQSEDAFEVWLRGQGRTLYTEDRRLGFTADDLTRWWTFTDKLRREGAVSPAEQTTQLDGSVENTPLGRGKAASDVNWDAPASGYLALVPTGISLAPMPAGEDGTPGQYFKPSMFMGVAADSGHPEESAKLVDFMLNDKDAAKILGATRGIPVNESIREDIAADLKDFDKTIYDYQATVEGKLDAPPQAPPSGDTALQTTFMRDYDQVSYQRMSPREAAENYITEAKAELRS from the coding sequence ATGCCCGGAAACAGGACAAGGAAGTCCTGTGCGACGGCCGTGGTCCTCGCCCTGTGCGCGGTGCTCGCGGGCTGCTCGGACGCGGACGAGTCGTCTCGCGCGGGCGGCAAGGTCGTGCTGCGCTACACCTGGTGGGGCAACCCGGACCGGGCGGCGAAGACCCAGGCGGCGGTCGACCTCTTCGAGGAGAGAAACCCCGGGATCGACGTACAGACCTCCTTCACCGGCTACGAGGCCTACAAGCAGAAGCTCGCCACACAGGCCGCCGGCGGCGACGCCCCCGACGTGATGCAGCTCGACTACCGGATGATCGACCAGTACGCCACCGGGGGCGTGCTGCTCGACCTGAGCAAGCAGCAACAGGCGTTGAGGACCAGCGAGTTGGAGCCGGGACTGCTCGCCACCGGCAAGGTGGACGGCAGGCAGTACGCCATCCCGCAGGGCCGCGGCACCGAGACCATGGTCTACGACACCGAGCAGTGGAAGGCCGCTGGACTGGAGCCGCCCCGGGTGGGCTGGACCTGGAGCCAATGGGCCGACGCGATGCGGACGGTGGCCGAGAAGACCGGCGAGCCCGGCGGCACCGATCCCGGCCAGAGCGAGGACGCCTTCGAGGTCTGGCTGCGCGGCCAGGGCAGGACCCTGTACACCGAGGACCGCCGACTCGGCTTCACCGCCGACGACTTGACCCGCTGGTGGACGTTCACCGACAAGCTGCGCCGCGAAGGTGCCGTCTCGCCCGCCGAGCAGACCACCCAGCTCGACGGCAGTGTCGAGAACACCCCGCTCGGCCGCGGAAAGGCCGCCTCGGACGTCAACTGGGACGCCCCCGCGAGCGGTTACCTCGCCCTCGTCCCCACCGGGATCTCGCTCGCCCCCATGCCCGCGGGCGAGGACGGCACACCCGGCCAGTACTTCAAGCCCTCCATGTTCATGGGCGTGGCCGCCGACTCCGGCCATCCCGAGGAGTCCGCGAAGCTCGTCGACTTCATGCTCAACGACAAGGACGCCGCGAAGATCCTCGGCGCGACCCGGGGCATCCCCGTCAACGAGTCGATCCGCGAGGACATCGCCGCCGACCTCAAGGACTTCGACAAGACCATCTACGACTACCAGGCCACGGTCGAAGGCAAGCTCGACGCCCCGCCCCAGGCACCCCCGTCGGGCGACACCGCGCTGCAGACCACCTTCATGCGCGACTACGACCAGGTGTCGTACCAGCGGATGTCCCCCCGCGAGGCCGCCGAGAACTACATCACCGAGGCGAAGGCGGAGCTGAGGTCATGA
- a CDS encoding Gfo/Idh/MocA family protein: MTRQDPGTDSLERRRRAAVVGLGARARMFTEALTGPFADRIDLVGLCDTNARRMAVHNDWITADHPSRAPVPAYGAGEFAEMLRRERVDLVVVTSVDRTHDHYIVGALEAGCDVVTEKPMTTDAERARRILDARRRTGREVRVSFNYRYNPVHSAVRQLIAGGEIGEVGSVHFEWLLDLRHGADYFRRWHRDRADSGGLLVHKSTHHFDLVNWWLDSRPETVFAQGGLFFYGEEAGRRRGLARDYDRAHGSPAAEGDPFALHLKDSPVLSALYLDAEREDGYHRDQNVFGPGVTIEDDMAVLVRYASGATLTYHLTAYAPWEGYRISFNGSEGRIELLVEESTWTRPHVRTTGASPVLHGAEADDQAGRTELLVRRHWERPREVKVATGEGGHGGGDVRMLADLFGERVPDGLGRAADAVDGARSLVTGLAANRSLETGRPVVAGELLDV; this comes from the coding sequence ATGACACGACAAGACCCCGGCACCGATTCCCTGGAACGCCGCCGCCGTGCCGCCGTGGTGGGTCTCGGCGCCCGCGCCCGGATGTTCACCGAGGCACTGACGGGCCCCTTCGCTGACCGGATCGACCTGGTGGGCCTCTGCGACACCAACGCGCGCCGCATGGCCGTCCACAACGACTGGATCACGGCCGACCACCCGAGCCGTGCGCCCGTACCGGCTTACGGGGCAGGGGAGTTCGCGGAGATGCTGCGCCGCGAGCGCGTCGACCTGGTCGTCGTGACGAGCGTGGACCGGACCCACGACCACTACATCGTGGGCGCGCTGGAGGCGGGCTGCGACGTGGTCACCGAGAAGCCGATGACCACCGACGCCGAGCGCGCCCGCCGCATCCTGGACGCCCGCCGCCGGACGGGCCGCGAGGTGCGCGTCTCCTTCAACTACCGCTACAACCCGGTGCATTCGGCGGTACGGCAGCTGATCGCGGGCGGCGAGATCGGCGAGGTCGGCTCGGTGCACTTCGAGTGGCTGCTCGATCTGCGGCACGGCGCCGACTACTTCCGCCGCTGGCACCGCGACAGAGCCGACTCAGGTGGCCTCCTGGTCCACAAGTCGACCCATCACTTCGACCTGGTCAACTGGTGGCTCGACAGCCGCCCCGAGACCGTCTTCGCCCAGGGCGGTCTCTTCTTCTACGGCGAGGAGGCGGGCCGGCGCCGCGGTCTCGCCAGGGACTACGACCGCGCCCACGGCTCCCCGGCCGCCGAGGGCGACCCCTTCGCCCTCCACCTCAAGGACTCGCCCGTCCTCAGCGCGCTGTACCTGGACGCCGAGCGGGAGGACGGCTACCACCGCGACCAGAACGTGTTCGGACCCGGCGTGACGATCGAGGACGACATGGCGGTCCTCGTGCGGTACGCGTCCGGGGCGACCCTGACGTACCACCTGACGGCGTACGCGCCCTGGGAGGGCTACCGGATCTCCTTCAACGGCAGCGAGGGGCGGATCGAGCTGCTGGTGGAGGAGTCGACGTGGACGCGGCCCCATGTCCGAACGACGGGTGCGAGTCCGGTGCTGCACGGCGCCGAGGCCGACGACCAGGCCGGACGGACCGAACTGCTGGTGCGCAGACACTGGGAGCGGCCGCGCGAGGTGAAGGTGGCCACGGGCGAGGGCGGGCACGGCGGTGGGGACGTACGGATGCTGGCCGACCTGTTCGGGGAGCGGGTACCGGACGGGCTGGGCCGGGCGGCGGACGCGGTGGACGGGGCGCGGTCGCTGGTGACGGGGCTGGCGGCGAACCGGTCGCTGGAGACGGGGAGGCCGGTGGTGGCAGGGGAGTTGCTGGACGTGTGA